One Tubulanus polymorphus chromosome 5, tnTubPoly1.2, whole genome shotgun sequence DNA segment encodes these proteins:
- the LOC141905540 gene encoding dynein light chain Tctex-type protein 2B-like, whose protein sequence is MNAARRMSRIPPAGGEGGDGNTLMKFRRMSRLASVAFRRLSSIPRQSLSSSRSHEMQPQQPLVRLENTYRMQPKSDEKFNSALMERTIKSVLESFLSGETYDASKSSGITRSLTDMIKARIKEIGSPRYKLVVNVILGEKKDQGIQVASRGVWNAEFDNYASAEYANATLFAVATVYAVYFE, encoded by the coding sequence ATGAACGCCGCACGACGAATGTCCCGAATTCCACCAGCTGGCGGCGAAGGAGGCGACGGTAACACGTTAATGAAGTTTCGTCGTATGTCTCGGTTAGCTTCGGTCGCGTTCCGACGCTTGTCGAGTATTCCGCGTCAGAGTCTATCGAGCAGTCGCAGTCACGAGATGCAGCCGCAGCAGCCGTTAGTCCGACTCGAAAACACGTACCGCATGCAGCCGAAATCCGACGAGAAATTCAACTCGGCGCTGATGGAGAGGACGATCAAATCGGTGCTCGAGTCGTTTCTATCCGGCGAAACGTACGACGCCAGTAAAAGTTCGGGCATCACGAGAAGCCTGACGGACATGATCAAAGCGCGAATAAAAGAAATCGGATCGCCGCGATACAAATTAGTCGTCAACGTGATTTTAGGCGAAAAGAAGGACCAAGGAATACAAGTGGCGAGTCGAGGAGTATGGAACGCAGAGTTCGATAACTACGCTAGTGCCGAATACGCAAACGCCACTCTGTTCGCCGTAGCTACCGTTTACGCTGTTTATTTCGAATAG